A genomic window from Anthocerotibacter panamensis C109 includes:
- a CDS encoding inorganic diphosphatase: protein MDLSKIPPQPKPGILNVLIEIPGGSHNKYEFDKDLGTFALDRVLYSAVYYPADYGFIPNTLGDDGDPLDAMVLIDQPTFPGCLIAARPIGALGMIDGGEGDEKILCVPAKDPRFSTVKTLADIAQHRLDEISEFFLTYKRLEKKSVEITGWLDLTAVEGLVAKAIAQYAK from the coding sequence ATTGATCTAAGCAAAATCCCGCCCCAACCCAAGCCTGGGATCTTAAATGTCTTGATTGAGATCCCTGGGGGAAGCCACAACAAGTACGAATTCGACAAAGATCTGGGTACTTTCGCCCTGGACCGTGTGCTGTACTCAGCGGTGTACTATCCTGCCGACTATGGCTTCATCCCCAATACCCTGGGCGACGATGGCGATCCCCTCGATGCCATGGTGCTGATTGACCAACCTACCTTTCCTGGCTGCTTGATCGCCGCCCGCCCGATTGGGGCGCTGGGCATGATTGATGGGGGGGAGGGGGACGAAAAGATCCTCTGTGTCCCGGCTAAAGACCCGCGCTTCAGTACCGTCAAAACCCTGGCTGATATCGCCCAACACCGTCTGGACGAAATTTCCGAGTTCTTCTTGACCTACAAGCGCCTGGAGAAAAAGAGCGTCGAGATCACCGGCTGGTTGGACCTCACCGCAGTCGAAGGGCTTGTAGCCAAGGCGATAGCTCAGTACGCTAAGTAG
- a CDS encoding TonB-dependent receptor, producing the protein MAHRFWGTLILATYLLEAPVFAETPLTQYQLRQQEGKVLQLAQGLAQPDTVPVDPTPVLPDFNVTASRRERPNFETPESLSLFTYEEIQGILPLAQNVTGLLRLVPGVQLGLGTSPLEANVSIRGLGDDRSPVFIDGERQNVGQGEIREDLFSVDPNEIERIEVLRGSASGTYGSDATGGVINIITRQPQANAPFKIGFSNYAGGYATYNQGLNLAFGGEKYALQVGTSYTNQGDALDARGNSIPNQQDYQTYNTKLRYFPDTDNTLTFQYSGYRFHTGLLALSEAPELLASLPLTSKDRFGLDWRSQRIFGSATDLKLSLYYNQLFQNFNQQILDEEDGELLFGNSSAIQVNTVGTNLQLTSPVGQGFVTYGVDFFREEGFNNTLVQAGDDPQRSLPVVPDGRQIGLAGYALLDYPLTPELVVSAGLRYDSFSSTALAVSQFNGTNAAFSGQTIDESAVTPKAGLSWAFAPGLRLRANYSQGFRVPTIKERFNGGFVGPLNAELEDSTGTPLPGACPDGTPLLSRATAILQGNPNLTPERTQSWEVGLGGKQGNQSFDVAYFNTRASGLLNISYASQCTGDGVPLYNVVNIPDVRIQGLEAQAATQLSPEWRLRGAFTWTDAIRTDTQQPLTTVVPTYGTLQVVYRSPGGFSALVQGRLASARPGVSGFGVVDINLDVPLNAQLRLTLSATNLFNSLYRESLVGFNAPGTQFFMGLRTGEQ; encoded by the coding sequence ATGGCCCATAGATTTTGGGGCACATTGATTTTGGCGACGTATCTGCTAGAGGCTCCCGTATTTGCTGAGACGCCCCTAACTCAGTACCAACTCAGGCAGCAAGAAGGTAAGGTACTCCAGCTTGCTCAAGGGTTGGCCCAACCGGATACCGTGCCAGTGGATCCCACCCCGGTTCTACCAGATTTTAATGTCACGGCCTCGCGCCGGGAACGACCCAATTTTGAGACCCCAGAGAGTTTAAGTTTATTTACCTATGAAGAGATTCAAGGGATCTTACCCTTAGCCCAAAACGTCACCGGATTGCTCCGGCTGGTTCCTGGAGTACAGTTGGGCTTGGGTACAAGCCCGTTGGAGGCCAATGTCAGCATTCGTGGACTGGGGGATGACCGCTCCCCGGTCTTCATTGATGGGGAACGTCAAAATGTGGGTCAGGGCGAGATCCGTGAAGACCTTTTCTCGGTAGACCCCAACGAAATCGAACGGATTGAGGTATTGCGCGGTTCAGCCTCCGGCACCTATGGCTCAGACGCCACCGGGGGCGTCATCAACATTATTACGCGCCAACCCCAAGCCAATGCCCCGTTCAAAATTGGTTTTTCCAATTATGCGGGCGGCTACGCAACCTATAACCAGGGGCTAAATCTCGCTTTTGGCGGCGAAAAATATGCACTTCAGGTGGGCACAAGCTACACCAATCAAGGCGACGCTTTGGATGCTCGGGGCAATAGTATTCCAAACCAACAGGACTACCAGACCTATAACACCAAACTGCGCTACTTCCCAGACACCGACAATACCCTTACCTTTCAGTACAGTGGCTACCGTTTTCATACAGGGCTTTTGGCGTTGTCGGAGGCACCGGAACTCCTGGCGAGTCTGCCTTTGACCAGCAAGGACCGCTTCGGACTAGATTGGCGCAGCCAAAGGATTTTCGGGTCTGCCACCGACCTCAAACTCAGTCTTTATTACAACCAGCTTTTTCAGAACTTCAACCAGCAAATTCTGGATGAAGAAGATGGCGAATTGCTCTTTGGCAATAGCAGTGCCATTCAGGTCAATACCGTGGGCACAAATCTCCAACTGACGAGCCCCGTCGGTCAGGGCTTTGTGACCTATGGCGTCGATTTTTTCCGAGAAGAGGGATTTAATAACACGCTGGTGCAAGCTGGGGATGACCCACAGCGGAGCCTGCCGGTGGTCCCTGATGGTCGGCAAATCGGCTTGGCGGGCTACGCGCTTCTGGACTATCCGCTCACTCCCGAGTTAGTGGTCAGTGCCGGTCTGCGCTACGATTCTTTTTCGAGTACAGCTCTCGCGGTTTCACAATTCAATGGAACTAACGCGGCTTTTTCGGGGCAGACTATCGATGAATCGGCGGTGACCCCCAAGGCTGGCTTATCCTGGGCTTTTGCCCCCGGATTGCGGTTGCGGGCTAACTACAGCCAGGGCTTCCGGGTTCCGACGATCAAAGAGCGCTTCAATGGCGGCTTCGTCGGTCCGCTCAATGCTGAGCTTGAAGATAGTACCGGCACACCCTTGCCAGGAGCCTGTCCCGATGGGACGCCCCTGCTGAGTCGGGCGACAGCCATCCTCCAGGGCAACCCCAATCTGACACCGGAGCGGACGCAATCCTGGGAGGTCGGTCTGGGGGGGAAGCAAGGCAACCAAAGCTTTGATGTGGCGTACTTTAACACCCGCGCCTCGGGCCTGCTGAATATCAGCTATGCCAGTCAGTGTACCGGAGATGGCGTCCCTCTCTACAATGTCGTCAATATTCCAGATGTGCGCATTCAGGGCCTTGAAGCCCAAGCTGCCACCCAACTTAGCCCCGAGTGGCGCTTGCGCGGTGCCTTTACCTGGACCGATGCGATACGCACCGACACGCAACAACCCTTGACCACGGTGGTCCCGACCTACGGCACCCTCCAGGTCGTCTACCGGAGCCCAGGGGGGTTCTCTGCTCTGGTCCAGGGGCGGCTGGCTAGTGCCCGACCAGGGGTGAGTGGCTTTGGGGTAGTGGATATCAACTTGGACGTGCCGCTCAATGCACAACTGCGCTTGACGCTCTCTGCTACAAATCTCTTCAATAGTCTCTACCGCGAGTCGCTGGTTGGCTTTAACGCCCCAGGGACGCAATTCTTTATGGGTCTGCGTACAGGAGAACAATGA
- a CDS encoding tetratricopeptide repeat protein — MRRLLLALVLSGTFLGSLAAAPDAQVYFQKGSEALTRRQSAQAITYFEKALDLNSDLALAWRGLGVAMSQQNRWKESVLAHRRSTRLRPQDAKGWLNLGWAEHRSGNDKVAVKVLNHAWELDHNDPQIANALGVVYLFLNQPQQAEAATRQVLALDSKNATAYYNLGLALHRQGHWDESIQALEQARVYEPHNPHPQVALALVYAARGDQTSARAAYQRAVQMDQRYRQSAYLDTLLEADFSREQVAGVRRLQQAAGKQ, encoded by the coding sequence ATGCGGCGACTCCTGCTGGCGCTGGTCCTATCGGGTACTTTCCTCGGCTCTCTGGCTGCGGCACCGGATGCCCAAGTTTATTTTCAGAAGGGCTCTGAGGCGCTCACCCGCCGCCAGAGTGCTCAGGCGATAACCTATTTTGAAAAAGCACTTGACCTCAACTCGGATCTGGCTCTGGCTTGGCGGGGGCTAGGTGTGGCGATGAGCCAGCAGAACCGCTGGAAAGAGAGTGTCCTTGCCCATCGCCGGTCCACGCGCTTGCGGCCTCAAGATGCGAAAGGCTGGCTCAATCTGGGCTGGGCCGAGCATCGCAGTGGCAACGATAAAGTGGCTGTCAAGGTGCTCAACCACGCCTGGGAACTGGACCATAACGACCCGCAAATTGCCAATGCTCTCGGGGTCGTCTACCTTTTTCTCAATCAGCCGCAGCAGGCCGAGGCAGCTACGCGCCAGGTGCTCGCGCTCGACTCCAAAAATGCTACGGCCTATTATAATCTGGGCCTCGCCCTCCATCGGCAAGGGCACTGGGATGAGAGTATTCAGGCCCTAGAGCAGGCTCGGGTCTACGAACCACACAATCCCCATCCTCAGGTGGCTCTGGCGCTAGTCTATGCTGCTCGGGGTGACCAGACTAGCGCCCGCGCGGCTTATCAACGAGCGGTACAGATGGACCAGCGTTACCGTCAGTCTGCTTATTTAGATACATTGCTGGAGGCGGACTTTAGTCGAGAACAGGTAGCGGGAGTCAGGCGCTTGCAGCAGGCGGCGGGTAAGCAGTAA
- the panD gene encoding aspartate 1-decarboxylase: MLRTFLTGKIHRATVTAADISYVGSITIDAVLLEAAGFENYEQVHVVNVTNGSRLVTYAMVGSSGDIVLNGAAARLAAPGDKVIILAYGQFTPAELLTYRPNIVLVDDDNHILEVRHPGLSDEMALVQ; this comes from the coding sequence ATGCTACGCACCTTCTTGACGGGGAAGATCCATCGCGCCACCGTTACTGCTGCGGACATTAGTTACGTGGGCAGTATCACCATTGACGCTGTTTTGCTCGAAGCAGCGGGCTTTGAGAACTATGAGCAGGTGCATGTCGTCAACGTCACCAATGGCAGCCGACTCGTGACCTATGCCATGGTCGGTTCTTCAGGCGACATCGTTCTTAATGGGGCAGCGGCTCGCCTTGCCGCCCCAGGTGATAAAGTTATTATCTTGGCCTATGGACAATTTACCCCGGCAGAACTACTGACCTACCGGCCTAATATTGTCTTGGTAGACGACGACAACCACATCTTGGAAGTCCGCCATCCTGGTCTCTCAGACGAGATGGCGCTTGTACAATAG
- a CDS encoding glutamate-5-semialdehyde dehydrogenase: MTDLDTLGRIALTATQALALVSTTQKNQALKAMAAVLRERKQELLQANTLDLETGREMGLGEGLLDRLKLNPNRIEAMAVGLEEIARLPDPIGQISRGWRHPNGMEIRQVRVPLGLIGVIYEARPNVTADAIGLCLKSGNGVLLKGGKEAEHSNQAISALLQEAAYAEGIPSGSIQQIPGTDRTIVEQLIKLPYLSLIIPRGGAGLIHYVTQYATVPVLETGVGNCHIYIDQGADPAMAQAIVLNAKVQRPSVCNSAEKVLIHRNAMDQLPTLIQALQQAGVKVRGCERTQALVPEVSLATAEDWPTEYLDLIIAIKVVDSSTEAIEWINHYGTRHSECIITQSYSEAQQFQQQVDAAAVYVNASTRFTDGFEFGFGAEIGISTQKLHARGPIGLPELTTTKYVVEGNGQIR; encoded by the coding sequence ATGACGGATCTGGATACTCTCGGGCGAATTGCCCTAACTGCAACCCAAGCACTGGCTCTAGTCTCTACCACCCAAAAAAATCAGGCGCTCAAGGCTATGGCGGCGGTCCTACGCGAACGTAAGCAGGAGCTTTTACAGGCCAACACGCTGGATTTAGAAACAGGACGGGAGATGGGTCTGGGGGAGGGTTTACTAGACCGGCTCAAGCTCAACCCAAACCGGATCGAGGCTATGGCGGTGGGGCTGGAGGAAATTGCCCGCCTGCCGGACCCGATCGGTCAAATCAGCCGCGGTTGGCGGCACCCCAACGGTATGGAGATCCGTCAAGTCCGTGTGCCTTTGGGCTTGATCGGGGTCATCTATGAAGCGCGTCCCAATGTCACAGCGGACGCGATCGGTCTATGCCTCAAGTCTGGTAACGGAGTTTTGCTCAAGGGGGGCAAGGAAGCGGAGCACTCCAACCAGGCGATCAGTGCTCTGTTGCAGGAGGCAGCCTACGCTGAAGGTATTCCCAGCGGCTCGATCCAACAGATTCCGGGCACAGACCGCACCATAGTCGAGCAACTGATCAAACTTCCCTATCTTTCTTTGATCATCCCCCGCGGCGGAGCGGGGCTGATTCATTACGTCACCCAGTATGCGACGGTTCCGGTTCTGGAGACCGGAGTGGGCAACTGTCATATCTATATAGACCAGGGCGCGGACCCGGCTATGGCCCAAGCGATTGTCTTGAATGCCAAAGTTCAGCGCCCTTCGGTGTGCAATTCCGCCGAGAAAGTCCTGATCCACCGCAATGCCATGGACCAACTCCCAACACTGATTCAGGCGCTCCAGCAAGCAGGCGTCAAGGTGCGCGGCTGTGAACGGACGCAAGCCCTCGTACCGGAAGTTTCTCTGGCGACGGCTGAGGATTGGCCCACGGAATACTTAGACCTCATTATTGCCATTAAGGTGGTGGATTCGAGCACGGAGGCTATCGAGTGGATCAACCACTACGGAACCCGTCATTCAGAGTGTATTATCACGCAGTCTTACAGCGAGGCCCAACAGTTTCAGCAGCAGGTGGATGCGGCGGCGGTCTATGTCAATGCTTCGACACGATTCACCGATGGCTTCGAGTTTGGTTTTGGGGCGGAGATCGGGATCTCGACGCAGAAACTCCATGCGCGTGGTCCGATAGGATTGCCGGAGCTGACGACGACTAAATATGTCGTAGAGGGCAATGGGCAGATCCGTTAG
- a CDS encoding PepSY domain-containing protein, whose product MMAVWWSWVMLGGLLLAQLPPSDPGDVLRAGLKSEVPLNGSVQDAKLTSPAQVQRLIARRTKAPITKLELEIKNGYLFYEVEAGGQEFWVDPGSGEILQVFSKER is encoded by the coding sequence ATGATGGCGGTTTGGTGGTCGTGGGTCATGCTGGGTGGGCTCCTCCTGGCGCAACTTCCCCCCTCTGATCCAGGGGATGTCCTGCGGGCGGGGCTCAAAAGTGAAGTACCGCTCAATGGCTCAGTCCAGGATGCTAAGCTGACCTCGCCAGCTCAAGTACAGCGGCTGATTGCCCGTCGGACTAAAGCCCCCATCACCAAGCTGGAGCTTGAAATCAAAAACGGCTATCTCTTCTACGAAGTGGAAGCAGGTGGACAGGAGTTTTGGGTTGACCCAGGCAGTGGCGAAATTCTCCAGGTTTTTAGTAAAGAACGCTAA
- a CDS encoding DUF2325 domain-containing protein: protein MSDPVQVLIQDSCQAISTAQQALALQQEYEFQIRLHCETIRAELNPVYEAMRQALTDCSCLGAEHPAYQALKTQWEQVSALYEHPETLAQERYEMQQSALFVADEDALRQEDCAIAEEIKCYDQDLIQDILQTIEQTEPYLNTADLAIELDYHKRTLRANGVFEQVVNALLDRLNALDRTDKPPKQVQGSHEATLEWMVRFAWSQRHAGTISPVPLRKSNRKRDRQPYEYTDLSGRVVVFGGHRQMEVKIRSFLGEKVKLIWFSPDEVSATTVADRAEVIQGANVAVVVTPYLSHKFQGIIKDTCKRYGITLDYYNQTGYKALLEFIAEKLATTQTVAGAEKPVETPESAEAKLNALAQMYSRRGR, encoded by the coding sequence ATGTCGGACCCAGTTCAGGTCTTAATCCAGGATTCCTGTCAGGCAATCAGCACGGCCCAACAAGCCCTCGCCTTACAACAAGAGTATGAATTTCAGATCCGCTTGCACTGTGAGACGATCCGGGCTGAATTGAACCCCGTCTACGAAGCAATGCGTCAAGCGCTGACCGACTGCTCCTGCCTCGGTGCGGAACATCCTGCCTATCAAGCCCTAAAAACACAGTGGGAACAGGTGAGCGCCCTCTATGAGCATCCTGAGACGTTGGCTCAGGAGCGTTACGAGATGCAGCAGAGCGCTTTGTTCGTCGCTGATGAGGATGCCTTGCGCCAGGAAGACTGCGCCATCGCCGAGGAAATCAAATGCTATGACCAGGACTTGATTCAGGATATTCTCCAGACGATTGAACAGACCGAGCCCTACCTCAATACCGCAGACCTCGCTATCGAACTGGACTACCACAAACGGACCCTCAGAGCCAATGGCGTCTTTGAGCAGGTGGTGAACGCGTTGCTGGACCGCCTCAATGCCCTAGACCGGACGGACAAGCCACCCAAGCAGGTGCAGGGCTCGCATGAAGCCACCCTGGAATGGATGGTACGTTTTGCCTGGAGCCAGCGTCATGCCGGGACGATCAGCCCGGTTCCGTTGCGCAAGTCCAACCGCAAGCGCGACCGGCAACCCTACGAATACACGGACTTGAGCGGGCGGGTCGTCGTCTTTGGCGGGCATCGCCAGATGGAGGTCAAAATCCGGTCTTTTTTGGGGGAGAAAGTCAAGCTCATCTGGTTTAGCCCCGATGAGGTCAGCGCGACCACTGTAGCGGACCGAGCCGAGGTGATCCAAGGGGCAAATGTGGCGGTTGTGGTTACTCCGTATCTCTCTCACAAGTTCCAGGGCATCATCAAAGATACCTGCAAGCGCTACGGCATTACGCTTGACTACTACAACCAGACGGGTTACAAGGCGCTGTTGGAATTCATCGCAGAGAAGCTAGCCACTACGCAAACAGTAGCCGGGGCCGAAAAACCAGTGGAGACCCCTGAGTCAGCGGAAGCCAAGCTCAACGCCCTTGCTCAGATGTACTCCCGTCGGGGCCGATAA
- a CDS encoding beta-propeller fold lactonase family protein, which produces MATFKRSGCTLLLAGVLSLNSVAAYAAPTTRPVGTLPSGTALLPTGQVITPTAAPGSRFLPLQTGLRPDGTADAQGAVKTALSPNGRTLLILTSGYNSFFLNQTTGAALTFPVLDPLTGQPTTISTPNPPDPNLGGVGGAEWVFVYDLSGGRTVKIQQINVPNTYNGLAWSPDGQRFYVSGGIDDRVLAYRRPTPATQSFIPDAPFVLLGHNDNQTAPLPSYNGGLLKGSLASALSTGAVAAGLAVSRDGQTLAVANYNNDSLSLINTATRQITREVRFFVPGATVATGEYPFDVAIKSDPQSGAALTAYVSSLRDDEVLAVNVATGGVTRIPVGNQPNKMVLSADAQTLYIANGNSDSVSVIDTTTNQVTRTLSLLRPSFPYKGANPNSLDLSPDGRTLYVTLGGENAVAVVDLASGNVQGRIPTGWYPNSVSISRDGKTLYVVNAKSNSGPNPDYVLGTFGPTLPTPVAPFRNEYTWALEKAGFSVIPVPTSATLSQLSQQVDRNNNFTRSSTSPILSFLQQRIKHVIYVIKENRTYDQVLGDLPGGNGDPTLALFPQPIAPNHHSLAADFATLDNFYDSGETSGVGWGWSTYARTTDFTEKSQSVLYGNANFSALSYEYEGTNRNVNVALPQSGTGLLTTRLTGLLDPTGRSAILPGTKDTNAPEGDGDTDPQAVGGYLWDAVLRAGKTVRNYGVFMDLAYYGTRQLDPTQPDPTNPIYIPISATPFAANLPQAVETKPVLRNNNTDVYYRGFDQKNADTYLFNEWLREFQGYVSNGNLPNLSLVRLAHDHFGAFGNPVANLNTPQVQMADNDYALGKLVEAVSNSPYWRDTVIAVLEDDSQDGPDHIDSHRSIAYLVSAYTKRKAVVSTNYTTVNMLRTIEDLLGIDHLAQTDANAQPMADVFTFRPDFTPYQAVLPGILCTNANGATASALGLTAACQGTNVVKSAAIAPLHNGTWWTAQTRNFDFHTEDHLNTGSFNRLLWSGIKGEKIAYPTVRTGLNLRENRQALLNASTSNQESALLK; this is translated from the coding sequence ATGGCGACATTCAAGCGCTCTGGATGTACCCTGCTTCTGGCGGGAGTGCTCAGTCTAAACTCGGTCGCAGCTTATGCAGCACCCACGACCCGGCCTGTGGGTACTTTACCAAGCGGGACCGCCCTGCTACCGACCGGGCAAGTGATTACGCCCACCGCAGCACCGGGCTCACGGTTCCTCCCCCTGCAAACTGGTCTGCGCCCCGATGGTACTGCGGATGCCCAAGGGGCCGTAAAAACGGCGCTGAGCCCCAATGGTCGGACCCTTTTGATTTTGACCAGCGGCTATAACTCTTTCTTTCTCAACCAAACCACAGGTGCTGCCCTGACCTTTCCCGTACTTGACCCCCTGACCGGTCAGCCTACAACCATCAGCACCCCTAATCCCCCAGACCCGAACCTCGGCGGCGTCGGGGGCGCGGAATGGGTCTTCGTCTATGACCTCAGCGGTGGTCGGACGGTCAAAATCCAGCAAATCAACGTCCCGAACACTTATAACGGTCTGGCTTGGTCCCCGGATGGGCAACGGTTCTATGTCTCTGGCGGCATTGATGACCGGGTTTTGGCCTACCGCAGACCGACGCCTGCTACCCAAAGCTTCATCCCGGATGCCCCCTTTGTCCTGCTTGGGCACAACGACAACCAGACTGCACCCCTACCTAGCTATAACGGCGGTCTGCTCAAAGGTTCCTTGGCCTCGGCGCTCAGTACCGGAGCCGTGGCGGCTGGGTTAGCCGTCAGTCGCGATGGACAGACTCTGGCTGTCGCCAACTATAACAATGATTCCCTGAGCCTCATCAACACAGCTACCCGCCAAATCACCCGCGAAGTTCGGTTCTTTGTACCCGGCGCGACGGTTGCGACCGGAGAGTACCCTTTCGATGTAGCGATCAAAAGTGACCCGCAGTCCGGGGCCGCGCTGACGGCTTATGTCTCTAGTCTGCGCGACGATGAGGTTTTAGCGGTCAATGTCGCCACGGGGGGAGTTACCCGCATCCCAGTGGGTAATCAGCCCAACAAGATGGTGCTCTCCGCCGATGCTCAGACCCTCTACATCGCCAACGGCAACAGCGATTCGGTGTCCGTCATCGATACCACCACAAATCAAGTCACCCGTACCCTGAGCCTGCTGCGACCCAGCTTTCCCTACAAGGGAGCCAATCCCAATTCCCTGGACCTCAGCCCAGACGGGCGGACACTCTATGTCACGCTCGGGGGTGAAAATGCTGTGGCGGTGGTGGACTTAGCTAGCGGCAACGTCCAGGGCCGGATTCCCACTGGCTGGTACCCCAACTCAGTCAGCATCAGCCGCGATGGTAAAACCCTCTACGTGGTCAACGCCAAGAGCAACTCCGGTCCCAATCCCGACTATGTGCTGGGTACCTTTGGTCCAACCCTGCCCACACCTGTAGCACCCTTCCGCAATGAATATACCTGGGCGCTAGAAAAAGCAGGCTTTTCGGTCATCCCCGTCCCCACATCCGCTACCCTGTCCCAGCTAAGCCAGCAGGTGGACCGGAACAACAACTTCACGCGCTCGTCCACCAGCCCCATCCTGTCTTTTTTACAGCAGCGCATTAAGCACGTGATTTACGTGATCAAGGAAAACCGGACCTACGATCAAGTGCTCGGGGACTTGCCCGGCGGCAACGGTGATCCCACTCTGGCGCTGTTTCCTCAACCCATCGCTCCCAATCACCACAGTTTGGCAGCGGACTTTGCTACCCTGGACAATTTTTATGACAGCGGTGAGACGAGTGGCGTGGGCTGGGGCTGGTCCACCTATGCCCGCACCACCGACTTCACCGAGAAGAGCCAGTCGGTCCTCTATGGCAATGCCAACTTCAGCGCTTTGAGCTACGAATATGAAGGAACCAACCGCAACGTTAACGTCGCCCTCCCTCAATCGGGGACTGGGCTATTGACCACTCGGCTCACCGGCTTACTCGACCCTACAGGCCGCTCTGCCATTTTGCCAGGAACCAAAGACACCAATGCCCCTGAGGGGGATGGGGACACCGACCCTCAGGCGGTGGGTGGTTATCTCTGGGATGCGGTGCTGCGAGCTGGCAAAACGGTGCGCAACTACGGTGTCTTTATGGACCTCGCCTACTACGGCACCCGCCAACTCGACCCAACGCAGCCTGACCCCACCAACCCGATCTATATCCCGATCTCAGCCACGCCCTTCGCTGCCAATCTCCCTCAAGCCGTGGAGACCAAACCCGTCCTGCGCAATAACAACACCGATGTGTATTACCGGGGCTTTGACCAAAAGAATGCTGATACCTATCTGTTTAACGAGTGGCTGCGCGAGTTTCAGGGCTATGTCAGCAACGGCAACCTACCGAATCTGAGCCTGGTGCGCTTGGCCCATGACCACTTCGGAGCCTTTGGCAACCCTGTTGCCAACCTCAACACCCCGCAAGTGCAGATGGCTGACAACGACTACGCCCTGGGCAAACTGGTGGAAGCTGTCTCCAACTCCCCCTACTGGCGCGATACCGTCATCGCGGTGCTCGAAGATGACTCTCAGGATGGTCCAGACCATATAGATTCCCATCGGTCCATCGCCTACCTTGTCTCGGCTTATACCAAACGCAAGGCAGTGGTGAGTACCAACTACACGACCGTCAATATGCTGCGGACGATTGAAGACCTGCTCGGCATTGATCACCTGGCCCAGACAGACGCCAACGCCCAACCTATGGCGGATGTGTTCACGTTCCGACCCGACTTCACGCCCTACCAAGCCGTCTTGCCGGGTATCCTCTGTACCAATGCCAATGGTGCTACGGCCTCGGCCCTTGGGTTAACGGCAGCCTGCCAAGGCACAAACGTGGTGAAATCGGCGGCTATTGCTCCTTTGCATAATGGCACATGGTGGACCGCCCAAACCCGCAACTTTGACTTTCACACCGAAGACCACCTCAACACGGGCAGTTTCAATCGCCTGTTGTGGAGCGGGATCAAGGGTGAAAAAATTGCGTATCCTACCGTGCGCACCGGTCTAAACCTGCGGGAGAATCGCCAGGCGCTACTCAACGCCTCGACCAGCAACCAGGAGTCTGCCCTGCTTAAGTAA
- a CDS encoding F0F1 ATP synthase subunit gamma: MANLRGIRDRIKSVTNTQKITKAMRLVAAAKVRRAQEQVLGRRPFADKLAAVIYRLQSRLTLESSDLPLLRTREVKRVAVLILSSDRGLCGGYNANILRRAVSEIRRLQDEGKEVRVYPVGTKAVTFFRRSNFTVEKTYSNLPQVPRAEDALAISDELLSAFLSGEVDQVLMIYTRFVSLIASKPVIQTLVPIDPTVLTQEDEIFRMTTEEGNFQVAREKVKLTFTDLPPDMIFEQNPIEILDALLPLYLQNQILRALQESAASELASRMTAMSSASDNAKKLISRLTLEYNKARQASITQQIMEVVGGAEAMS; the protein is encoded by the coding sequence ATGGCGAATTTGCGCGGCATCCGAGACCGGATCAAGTCAGTTACCAATACGCAAAAAATCACCAAGGCAATGCGCCTAGTCGCTGCTGCCAAGGTGCGGCGAGCCCAAGAGCAGGTGTTGGGGAGGAGACCCTTTGCTGATAAATTGGCTGCGGTCATCTACCGCTTGCAATCGCGCCTGACTCTAGAGAGTTCCGACTTACCGCTGTTGCGCACGCGCGAGGTGAAACGGGTTGCGGTCTTGATCCTCAGCTCCGATCGGGGCCTATGCGGGGGCTACAATGCCAACATCCTGCGTCGGGCTGTAAGTGAGATCCGCCGTCTGCAAGACGAAGGCAAAGAAGTCCGCGTCTATCCGGTGGGCACCAAAGCCGTAACGTTCTTCCGGCGCTCCAACTTTACTGTCGAGAAGACCTACAGCAACCTGCCGCAGGTCCCCCGAGCCGAAGATGCACTGGCGATCTCCGATGAGTTGCTCTCAGCGTTCCTCTCAGGAGAAGTGGACCAAGTCCTGATGATCTACACCCGTTTCGTCTCTCTGATTGCCTCGAAGCCTGTCATTCAGACGCTTGTTCCCATCGACCCTACGGTTTTGACCCAAGAGGATGAGATCTTCCGTATGACCACGGAGGAGGGCAACTTTCAGGTCGCGCGCGAGAAAGTAAAACTTACGTTTACCGACTTGCCGCCGGACATGATCTTCGAGCAAAATCCGATTGAAATTCTGGATGCGCTGTTGCCCCTCTATCTGCAAAACCAGATTCTGCGCGCCCTTCAGGAATCGGCAGCCAGTGAACTGGCTTCGCGGATGACGGCGATGAGTTCGGCCTCCGACAACGCCAAAAAGCTGATTAGCCGCCTCACCCTGGAATACAACAAAGCCCGTCAAGCCAGCATTACCCAGCAGATCATGGAGGTCGTGGGCGGTGCCGAGGCGATGAGCTAG